Proteins from a single region of bacterium:
- the tsaB gene encoding tRNA (adenosine(37)-N6)-threonylcarbamoyltransferase complex dimerization subunit type 1 TsaB, whose protein sequence is MIALGIETATERLSAALIVEGKQAFERHEDSRSSHCELVNGFITELIGEAGISLAEIDFVSVSVGPGSFTGLRIGIATAMGLAYGLGIPTVPVSTLAALAWKADKPGALVCPLIDAKRSEAYTALYRSNPGETPQTVREPSAVPVKELGDLLAALNEQVTITGPAASLFINSFSDAGLTFSVIPSQEAKPSAVSVAELGLLIFRAGGGINPAALQPVYIRRSDAEIARNTSCERS, encoded by the coding sequence ACGGCTGAGCGCAGCCCTCATCGTCGAAGGAAAACAGGCATTCGAACGTCACGAGGACTCCCGCTCTTCGCACTGCGAACTTGTTAACGGATTCATCACTGAACTGATCGGAGAGGCGGGCATTTCGCTTGCGGAAATCGACTTCGTCTCCGTATCCGTCGGGCCCGGCAGTTTCACCGGTCTCAGAATCGGCATTGCTACGGCGATGGGGCTTGCATACGGGCTCGGTATACCGACAGTGCCGGTCAGCACGCTTGCCGCACTTGCGTGGAAAGCCGACAAACCGGGAGCTCTCGTCTGCCCGCTCATCGATGCAAAGCGCTCCGAGGCTTACACGGCCTTGTACCGGAGTAATCCCGGGGAAACCCCGCAAACCGTGCGTGAGCCTTCGGCTGTACCTGTCAAAGAACTCGGTGACCTTCTCGCCGCATTGAATGAGCAGGTTACCATCACAGGGCCTGCCGCCAGTCTCTTCATAAACAGTTTTTCAGATGCCGGATTGACTTTTTCCGTTATCCCGTCTCAGGAAGCAAAACCCTCGGCGGTATCGGTGGCCGAGCTTGGGTTGCTGATTTTCCGTGCGGGCGGCGGCATCAATCCCGCCGCGCTTCAGCCCGTTTACATCAGGAGATCGGACGCCGAAATCGCCCGCAATACAAGCTGTGAACGGTCATAG